In Paraburkholderia aromaticivorans, a single window of DNA contains:
- a CDS encoding amino acid permease, whose product MSLFRKKSVEHMIAASAQNAGLKKALGALDLTFLGVGAIIGTGIFVLTGTGAVQAGPALMVSFLIAAIACGFSALAYAEFASTIPVAGSIYTYSYATLGELAAWIIGWDLMLEYGLATSAVSVGWSGYLQSLLSGFGVSLPDVLTAAPGASPGHETWFNLPAFVVMMAITALLSLGVRESARINNVMVAIKVVVVLLVIGVGVFHVTPANWHPFMPNGWHGVFGAAAVMFFAFIGFDSVSSAAEEVKDPKRDLPIGIIASLGVCAVLYVAVAAVVTGIVPSAQFANISHPVSYALQVAREKWVAGFVDLGAVLGMLTVILVMAYGQTRVIFAMSRDGLLPARLSKVHPKFATPFFTTWLVGIFFGLIGALVPLNVLAELINIGTLAAFSMVSIAVLILRKTHPQLPRAFRCPGVPVLPVLAVLSCLFLMVNLKLVTWAAFVIWLLIGMVVYFGYSRRHSKLAHGSQSH is encoded by the coding sequence ATGTCCCTGTTTCGCAAAAAGAGCGTCGAGCACATGATCGCCGCGAGCGCTCAGAACGCCGGCCTGAAGAAAGCGCTCGGCGCGCTCGATCTGACCTTCCTCGGTGTCGGCGCGATTATCGGCACCGGTATTTTCGTGCTGACGGGCACGGGCGCCGTGCAGGCCGGCCCGGCGCTGATGGTCTCGTTCCTGATCGCGGCGATTGCCTGCGGGTTCTCCGCGCTCGCCTATGCCGAGTTCGCGTCGACGATTCCGGTCGCGGGATCCATCTATACGTATTCGTACGCGACGCTCGGCGAACTGGCCGCGTGGATCATCGGCTGGGACTTGATGCTCGAATACGGGCTGGCAACGTCAGCGGTATCGGTCGGCTGGTCGGGCTATCTGCAATCGCTCCTGTCGGGTTTCGGCGTGAGCCTACCGGATGTGCTGACGGCAGCCCCTGGCGCGTCGCCGGGGCACGAGACGTGGTTCAACCTGCCTGCTTTCGTTGTGATGATGGCGATCACGGCGCTGTTGTCGCTTGGCGTGCGTGAATCAGCGCGGATCAACAACGTCATGGTGGCGATCAAGGTGGTCGTGGTCCTGCTGGTGATCGGCGTGGGCGTTTTCCACGTAACGCCGGCGAACTGGCATCCGTTCATGCCGAACGGCTGGCACGGCGTGTTCGGCGCGGCGGCGGTGATGTTCTTCGCGTTCATCGGTTTCGATTCAGTGTCTTCCGCGGCGGAAGAAGTGAAGGATCCGAAGCGAGATCTGCCGATTGGAATCATTGCGTCGCTGGGTGTGTGTGCGGTGCTGTACGTCGCCGTGGCGGCTGTGGTCACGGGTATCGTGCCGTCGGCCCAGTTCGCCAATATCTCGCATCCGGTGTCGTACGCATTGCAAGTGGCTCGCGAGAAATGGGTGGCTGGATTTGTCGATCTGGGCGCCGTGCTGGGCATGCTGACGGTGATTCTCGTGATGGCCTACGGCCAGACGCGCGTGATCTTCGCGATGTCGCGTGACGGGTTGTTGCCGGCAAGGCTGTCAAAGGTACATCCAAAGTTCGCTACGCCATTCTTCACCACCTGGCTTGTTGGGATTTTCTTCGGCCTGATTGGCGCGCTGGTACCGTTGAACGTACTCGCGGAGTTGATCAATATCGGCACGCTGGCAGCGTTTTCGATGGTGTCGATCGCCGTGCTGATTTTGCGCAAGACGCACCCGCAACTGCCGCGCGCCTTCCGTTGCCCCGGTGTGCCGGTCCTGCCAGTGCTCGCGGTGCTGTCGTGTTTGTTTTTGATGGTCAACCTGAAGCTGGTCACGTGGGCGGCGTTTGTCATTTGGCTGCTGATCGGCATGGTGGTCTATTTCGGTTACTCGCGCCGCCATTCCAAGCTTGCGCACGGGTCGCAGAGTCACTAA
- a CDS encoding response regulator transcription factor, with amino-acid sequence MRVLIYERDNVFAKVLREALRARSYAVDWVDNARHAELALASDFYDAILFCIEGQQNSLSILKDYRAAGHTTSVVAFTARHSVAERTLAFDAGADICLEKPVDTVEVMVWLRALMRRRAGQLKSVVSHGPIMLDDAAGHVLVDGAPISLKAKEYAILRIFFTEPRRFFTASYLEEKIYGWGEEVKSNAVQVHVHSLRKKLGNHCIETRHGAGYRLSDSTAPRRLRAPNHPHLAGRAGEDSQKKMAAS; translated from the coding sequence ATGCGTGTCCTGATATATGAGCGTGACAACGTGTTCGCCAAAGTCTTGCGGGAGGCCTTACGCGCGCGAAGCTACGCAGTCGACTGGGTCGACAATGCTCGGCACGCCGAGCTGGCGCTCGCAAGCGATTTTTACGACGCTATTCTTTTTTGCATTGAGGGGCAGCAAAACAGCCTTTCAATCCTCAAAGACTATCGGGCTGCCGGACACACTACGAGCGTCGTGGCGTTTACGGCGCGGCATTCTGTCGCGGAGCGGACCCTAGCCTTTGATGCGGGTGCCGACATCTGCCTCGAAAAGCCTGTCGATACCGTCGAGGTCATGGTGTGGCTCCGCGCACTTATGCGGCGGCGCGCGGGGCAGCTTAAATCCGTTGTGTCGCACGGCCCGATCATGTTGGACGATGCTGCCGGTCACGTTCTGGTAGACGGTGCGCCCATTTCACTGAAGGCCAAGGAATACGCGATCCTGCGCATCTTCTTCACTGAACCCAGGCGGTTCTTCACAGCATCTTATCTGGAAGAGAAAATCTACGGCTGGGGAGAAGAGGTCAAGAGCAACGCCGTCCAGGTGCACGTGCACAGCCTCCGGAAGAAGCTTGGCAATCACTGTATCGAGACGCGGCACGGGGCAGGCTACCGGCTGTCCGACTCAACAGCGCCACGCCGATTGCGGGCCCCGAACCACCCACACCTCGCGGGGCGGGCCGGAGAGGACAGCCAGAAGAAAATGGCCGCCTCCTGA